One Triticum dicoccoides isolate Atlit2015 ecotype Zavitan chromosome 4B, WEW_v2.0, whole genome shotgun sequence genomic window carries:
- the LOC119291825 gene encoding CBL-interacting protein kinase 9, with protein MAAAGGGPRRTTRVGPYELGKTVGEGSFAKVKIAKDTRNAATCAIKVLDRNHVLRHKMVEQIKREIATMKLIRHPNVVQLHEVMASKSKIYMVLEFVEGGELFDKIVNSGKLGEDEARRYFHQLINAVDYCHSRGVYHRDLKPENLLLDSYGALKVSDFGLSAFSPQTKEDGLLHTACGTPNYVAPEVLADKGYDGMAADVWSCGIILFVLMAGYLPFDDPNLMTLYKLIARANVSCPPWFSTGARNLIKRILDPNPHTRITIAQILEDEWFKKDYKPPQSEHNEDVSLEDVDAAFDSSEEHLVAERREKPESMNAFALISRSEGFNLGNLFEKEMMGMVKRETSFASQRTPQEIMSKIEEACGPLGFNVRKQNYKMKLKGDKTGRKGHLSVATEVFEVAPTLHMVELRKTGGDTLEFHSFYKNFSSELKDIVWKTESNTIAK; from the exons atggcggcggcgggcggggggCCGAGGCGGACGACGCGGGTGGGGCCGTACGAGCTCGGCAAGACCGTCGGCGAGGGCAGCTTCGCCAAGGTCAAGATCGCCAAGGACACCCGCAACGCCGCCACCTGCGCCATCAAGGTGCTCGACCGCAACCACGTCCTACGACACAAGATGGTCGAGCAG ATTAAAAGGGAGATCGCCACAATGAAGCTAATAAGACATCCCAATGTGGTCCAGCTGCATGAG GTGATGGCTAGCAAATCAAAGATATACATGGTTCTTGAGTTTGTCGAAGGAGGCGAGCTTTTTGATAAGATT GTCAATTCTGGGAAGCTGGGAGAAGATGAAGCAAGACGATACTTCCACCAACTTATAAATGCGGTGGATTATTGTCATAGTCGTGGAGTGTACCATAGAGATCTCAAG CCAGAAAATCTGCTCCTTGATTCATATGGAGCTCTCAAAGTCTCAGACTTCGGCCTCAGCGCATTTTCTCCGCAAACAAAG GAGGATGGACTTCTGCATACTGCTTGTGGAACTCCAAATTATGTTGCGCCTGAG GTGCTTGCTGATAAAGGTTATGATGGTATGGCTGCTGATGTGTGGTCCTGTGGCATAATCTTATTTGTCCTTATGGCTGGATATTTGCCCTTCGATGATCCCAACTTAATGACTCTGTATAAATTG ATCGCCAGAGCTAATGTTTCTTGTCCACCATGGTTTTCTACCGGTGCAAGAAATCTTATTAAGCGCATTCTTGATCCCAATCCTCACACG AGGATAACAATCGCCCAAATTTTGGAAGATGAATGGTTCAAAAAGGACTATAAACCACCACAGTCTGAGCACAATGAAGATGTGAGCCTTGAAGATGTCGATGCTGCATTCGATAGTTCAGAG GAACACCTTGTGGCGGAGAGAAGAGAGAAACCAGAATCCATGAATGCATTTGCTCTTATTTCAAGGTCGGAGGGGTTCAATCTCGGAAATTTGTTTGAGAAAGAGATGATG GGGATGGTAAAGCGGGAAACATCCTTTGCGTCGCAACGTACACCACAAGAGATCATGTCTAAAATAGAGGAAGCCTGTGGCCCTCTTGGTTTCAATGTGCGGAAGCAAAATTATAAG ATGAAACTGAAAGGTGACAAGACAGGAAGAAAAGGCCATTTATCTGTAGCAACAGAG GTTTTTGAGGTTGCTCCAACACTCCATATGGTTGAACTTCGTAAAACTGGAGGGGACACCTTGGAGTTTCACAGT TTCTACAAGAATTTCTCATCAGAACTAAAAGACATTGTGTGGAAAACTGAATCCAACACAATTGCGAAATAG